The Pseudophryne corroboree isolate aPseCor3 unplaced genomic scaffold, aPseCor3.hap2 scaffold_901, whole genome shotgun sequence nucleotide sequence ctcctctctccacagaggaatgctgtatctcTGACAGAGTAATCATCGgaatcttggtcacctccctgactagggtccttctcccctaattgctcagtttagatagccggccagctctaggaagagttctgctgtttcagaacttcttccatttactgataatggaggccactgtgctcattgggaccttcaaagcagcagatatatttctgtaccctttcccagatttgtgcctcgagacaatcctgtctcggaggtctacagacaattcctttgacttggtttgtgctcatacatgcactgtcaagtgtgggaccttatatagacaggtgtgtgcctttccaaatcatgtccaatcaactgaattttaaaacaggtggactccaattaagctgtagggacatctcaaggatgatcagtggaaacaggatgcacctgagctcaatttttagcttcatggcagaagcagtgaatacttatgtacatatcatttcttagtttttatttttaataaatttgcaaaaatctcaaaaaaatttttttttaatgctttcattatggggtgttgtgtggagaatttggagggtaaaaaaataatttattccagctgtaacatatcaaaatgtgaaaaaagtgaagtgctgtgaatactttccagatacacTGTATGAGGCTAGGCAAAATTGGTGTCATCTGGAGTTGGGATAGTTcatgttgtttattattattattattattaataataacaataataatacaatgtaatatataaatgtaatatatGAAAATATGTATTATTGGCCTTTAAATCACTCCTTTTCCAGAGATCATAGAGTAAGTGTAATTCTATGTGGTGTTTGAAAGTTCTCCTCATGTTTGCTTGCGTTTCCTCCTAGTGCTGTCTTCTTTTCACAGCCCCAAAACATTTGCATGGTGTGTAGTTGTGTGGTATTTGTCCTCTGACAAAATTGACCTAAAGAATGGGTTCATTATCAAAATATTTGTTGTAATATTATGGTGGAGACATAATCCTTGATATATGATCATAGTTTACTGACCGGTTGCTAGTTAATAAATCAGTTTAATCAAGTTAATGTTCTTGCAGGATACAAGTTGTGCTCAGTGACATCTTCTCTACCCACTCAAAATGTGTGAGGACAACCAGACTGCAGTCACAGTGTTTATACTTCTTGGATTTAAAGGTCTATATTCATACAAGATTCTATTTTTCATCCTGTTCCTCTTCTCCTATATTGTGGTGCTCAATGGGAACCTGATCATCGTTGTTTTGGTGTCGATTAGTGAACGCCTCAAAATTCCAATGTTCATCTTCCTTACACAACTAGCAGTCGCTGATATCTTAATAACCACAACCGTTATACCAATGATGTTGGATATCATATTAAGCGATACAAAAGAAGTGTCTGTCACCGGTTGCCTCATGCAGATTTACTTTTTTGATATTTTTGAATTAGTGCAGTGTATTGTTATTGCTATAATGTCTTATGATAGATATTTGGCCATTTGCAATCCGATGCGTTACAATTCCATAATGTCACCCGATGTTTGCAGAAAAATTATTGCTGCTTCTTGGTTATTGGTGTTTATTGCATCGGGTGAATTAATTTTGGTTTTGCAATTACAATTCTGTGGTCTAAAGTACATTGACCATTTCTTCTGTGATTCTGACCCAATTTTAGAAATATCCACATCAGACAATTCATTGTTGTTACTGGTTGATTTTTTCTTCTCTGTTGTTTTTATCTTTATTCCTTTTTCAGTAATTATCGTAACCTATATGATCATTTTCTACGCCATACTAAAGATTTCTCTCAACAGTGGAAGGAAAAAAGCCTTCTCCACATGCAGCTCCCACCTAGCTACTGTATGCATATATTATGGAACCCTAATGATTGTTTACATGGGGTCATCAGAAGACAGCTCACATATCAAAAAAAAGTTCTATTCTATATTATATGTAGTGGTGACTCCCATGATGAATCCCATTATCTACAGCCTTAGAAACCACAAGATTAGGCAGTCTCTGCAAAAAGTTTTAAATATTCGAacataattataaaatatatataaaaacaatagagAAATATGCTCTGCGCTCCAAATTTATTAGTAGTTGATTGAATGataaattgattaattaattaagtgcagtctagcagggtgaataattgactcaatgcaactCTTTTAAATCACAAATATTTATATCAAATTGTTAAATTCAACAGATACAAAAGAATCAATTTATATATGAAACATATTAAAAAGACACATATGTCCTAGCCTTATAATGTGCACATTAAAAAGTAATAATGTGTCTAACCTAAAACTGTGCTGATTAtgacagcaaactgtaaaactcacTGTTGATTTAAACAGGGAAAAGCTCTTTATATAATAACAACTActaaaaacactggcgtcccagtgtagttTTAGATGATATAAATCCGCAATAGGTTAAAGTTACTTGAGGCATACACGCCGTAATagttaccaccgtgctggttcctgaatGATGCTGCAGGGTCCTGTGTGAAATTACATGGGGTAAAACAAGGTGCTGCAATTGGTGCCTCTGGTAATCAATGTAAAAGCTGACCCGCTGGTATTATATAATAGCTGAATTCAGAGCCGTCAGTCCTCGACGGAATGCAGCTGACTCCGGAAACCTCACGGCGGACGACGTCACCCGTTTGACAGATAATCTCGATGAATAGCTGTATGGCTACAGTTAGCCGGCACTGTCTcgacctcactgcgggggtccgtggatGTCCGTCTCGCGGGTCTGTTTCTCCAAGAGCAGCTACGGCGTGTGGTTAGGAT carries:
- the LOC135045363 gene encoding olfactory receptor 11A1-like — translated: MCEDNQTAVTVFILLGFKGLYSYKILFFILFLFSYIVVLNGNLIIVVLVSISERLKIPMFIFLTQLAVADILITTTVIPMMLDIILSDTKEVSVTGCLMQIYFFDIFELVQCIVIAIMSYDRYLAICNPMRYNSIMSPDVCRKIIAASWLLVFIASGELILVLQLQFCGLKYIDHFFCDSDPILEISTSDNSLLLLVDFFFSVVFIFIPFSVIIVTYMIIFYAILKISLNSGRKKAFSTCSSHLATVCIYYGTLMIVYMGSSEDSSHIKKKFYSILYVVVTPMMNPIIYSLRNHKIRQSLQKVLNIRT